In the genome of Drosophila pseudoobscura strain MV-25-SWS-2005 chromosome 3, UCI_Dpse_MV25, whole genome shotgun sequence, one region contains:
- the Lpin gene encoding phosphatidate phosphatase LPIN1 isoform X3, protein MNSLARVFSNFRDFYSEINAATLTGAIDVIVVEQKDGEFQCSPFHVRFGKMGVLRSREKVVDIEINGAPVDIQMKLGDAGEAFFVEECLEDDDDELPANLATSPIPLSFMNLREHGNDTMEDISGVTADKNASEELQIPLPLPRRNSIDFSKEEPKEAAADGNHFENQASDYTKRRHTDNTLERRNLSEKLKEFTTQKIRQEWAEHEELFQEKSEKKPAEAELEKDRQPEAGEEVEKEKEKEKEQPKADITVSSVAASEVAKDVSKSKTKKRRKKTQMKKNAQRKNSSSSSVGSAAGGDVTTTKEGVATVDNIDEGDATAPATAVAIIAANNSANSSSNDELPSASLLTAHTGIDSAKGDEPKAIANPTAKQRLDLDMYFFSDTEITGPSGGATNRPPSPFQSDSELETTIRARDQRQFDQTAANWNWGELPDQAKTESINEADAQQVDRQSMLSNVFSFMKKANRLRKEVGNEAGDIYLSDLNESMDPEMAALYFPSSKLKEGSTATILEEDRESGNGTSLPHSPSSLEEGQKSMDSDFDENKQQRDKKYLDFVAMSMTGMPEHGGPPSEEDFDRHLVSYPDDAIEQLMTQTDEGGKPEMPEMPEAAQAGPAGQTKRYWWSWRRPQDVAPNRVSHDLAPSKDEKDGDNAAAVATQTSRPLSPTDNSEPTPSKSDSLAENAENTSALVDNLEELTSATNKSDEPKERYKKSLRLSSAAIKKLNLKEGTNEIEFSVTTAYQGTSRCKCYLYRWKHNDKVVISDIDGTITRSDVLGHILPMVGKDWAQLGVAQLFSKIEQNGYKLLYLSARAIGQSRLTREYLRSIRQGNVKLPDGPLLLNPTSLISAFHREVIEKKPEQFKIACLSDIRDLFPEKEPFYAGYGNRINDVWAYRAVGIPIMRIFTINTKGELKHELTQTFQSSGYINQSLEVDEYFPLLTHNDEYEYRTDVFDDDELEDELQFSDDYDVDAEPDLSDDDDDDDYDDDFAEQLADDIIIMRSRRVSTKNEVALLPSHGNLTWLDS, encoded by the exons ATGAACAGCCTGGCGCGCGTCTTTAGCAACTTTCGGGACTTCTACAGCGAGATCAATGCGGCAACCTTGACGGGGGCCATCGATGTGATCGTGGTGGAGCAGAAGGACGGGGAGTTCCAGTGCTCGCCCTTCCATGTGCGCTTCGGCAAGATGGGTGTGCTGCGCAGTCGCGAGAAGGTG GTGGATATCGAAATCAATGGCGCCCCCGTGGACATTCAGATGAAGTTGGGCGACGCCGGCGAAGCCTTCTTTGTGGAGGAATGCCTcgaggatgacgacgatgagCTGCCAGCGAATCTGGCCACATCGCCCATACCCTTGAGCTTCATGAATCTGCGGGAGCACGGCAACGACACCATGGAGGACATCAGCGGTGTGACAGCCGACAA AAACGCTAGCGAGGAGCTGCAGATTCCCTTGCCGCTGCCGCGACGCAACTCCATTGACTTCTCCAAGGAGGAGCCCAAGGAAGCGGCCGCAGATGGCAATCATTTCGAGAATCAGGCCTCTGACTACACGAAGCGCAG GCACACGGACAATACACTGGAGCGGCGCAATCTGAGTGAGAAGCTCAAGGAGTTCACCACACAGAAGATACGTCAGGAGTGGGCGGAGCACGAGGAGCTCTTCCAGGAGAAGAGCGAGAAGAagccagcagaagcagagctGGAAAAAGATAGGCAGCCCGAGGCGGGGGAGGAAGTGgaaaaggagaaggaaaaggaaaaggagcaGCCCAAAGCCGATATTACCGTGTCTTCGGTGGCGGCCAGCGAGGTCGCCAAAGATGTGTCCAAGAGCAAGACCAAGAAGCGGCGCAAGAAGACGCAGATGAAGAAGAATGCACAGCGGAAAAACTCCTCGAGCAGTTCTGTGGGTAGCGCTGCCGGCGGCGACGTCACCACCACCAAGGAGGGCGTGGCGACAGTGGACAACATTGATGAGGGCGATgccaccgcccccgccaccgccgtGGCGATCATCGCCGCCAACAACTCGGCCAACTCCTCATCCAACGACGAGCTTCCCTCAGCCTCACTGCTCACGGCCCACACCGGGATCGACAGCGCGAAGGGCGACGAGCCCAAGGCAATCGCAAACCCAACGGCGAAGCAGCGTCTAGACCTGGATATGTACTTCTTCAGCGATACAGAGATCACTGGGCCATCGGGCGGCGCTACCAACCGTCCCCCCAGCCCCTTTCAGAGCGATAGCGAGCTGGAGACAACGATACGGGCACGGGATCAGCGCCAATTCGACCAGACCGCTGCCAATTGGAATTGGGGCGAACTGCCCGACCAGGCCAAAACGGAGTCGATCAATGAAGCCGATGCACAGCAGGTTGATCGACAATCGATGCTCAGCAACGTGTTTAGCTTCATGAAGAAGGCCAATCGGCTGCGCAAAGAGGTCGGCAACGAGGCGGGAGACATATATCTATCCGACTTGAATGAATCCATGGATCCGGAGATGGCGGCCCTCTATTTTCCCAGTTCCAAGTTGAAGGAGGGCTCGACAGCCACGATCCTGGAGGAAGATCGGGAGAGCGGCAACGGCACCAGCCTGCCACACTCGCCCAGCTCCCTGGAGGAGGGTCAGAAGAGTATGGACTCGGACTTTGATGAAAACAAACAGCAGCGTGACAAAAA ATATTTGGACTTTGTGGCCATGTCCATGACTGGCATGCCAGAGCACGGAGGACCCCCCTCGGAGGAGGACTTTGACCGTCATCTGGTCAGCTACCCGGAC GATGCCATTGAACAGCTCATGACGCAAACTGACGAGGGCGGTAAGCCGGAAATGCCTGAAATGCCCGAAGCTGCCCAGGCCGGGCCTGCGGGTCAAACAAAGCGCTACTGGTGGAGCTGGAGGCGCCCACAGGATGTGGCGCCTAACCGTGTCAGCCACGACTTAGCCCCCAGCAAAGACGAGAAAG ATGGTGATAATGCTGCAGCTGTAGCCACGCAGACATCACGACCACTCTCCCCCACGGACAATAGCGAGCCGACGCCAAGCAAGAGCGACTCTCTAGCAGAGAATGCCGAGAACACCTCGGCGCTGGTCGACAACCTCGAGGAGCTCACTAGCGCCACAAACAAGAGCGATGAACCCAAGGAGCGCTACAAGAAATCCCTGCGCCTTAGCTCGGCAGCCATT AAAAAACTAAACCTTAAAGAGGGCACAAACGAGATCGAGTTCAGCGTGACGACTGCATACCAGGGAACGTCGCGCTGCAAGTGCTACTTGTACCGCTGGAAGCACAACGACAAGGTGGTGATCTCGGACATTGATGGGACCATTACCAGGTCCGATGTGCTGGGCCATATATTACCGATGGTCGGCAAGGACTGGGCACAACTGGGAGTGGCACAGTTGTTCTCGAAGATCGAGCAGAACGGCTATAAGCTGCTTTACCTGTCGGCCCGTGCCATCGGCCAGTCCCGACTGACACGCGAGTATCTGCGCTCGATCAGGCAGGGTAATGTGAAGCTGCCCGATGGGCCGCTGTTGCTGAATCCCACCTCCCTGATATCGGCATTCCATCGCGAGGTTATCGAGAAGAAGCCGGAGCAGTTCAAGATCGCTTGCCTGTCGGACATTCGGGATCTCTTCCCCGAAAAAGAGCCCTTCTACGCCGGCTACGGCAACCGGATCAAT GATGTCTGGGCCTATCGGGCTGTGGGCATTCCTATAATGCGCATCTTCACCATCAACACCAAGGGCGAGCTGAAGCACGAACTGACCCAAACATTCCAATCCTC TGGCTACATCAATCAGTCGCTAGAAGTCGACGAGTACTTTCCCCTGCTCACCCACAATGATGAGTACGAGTACCGCACGGATGTGTTCGACGACGACGAGTTGGAGGACGAACTACAGTTTAGCGATGACTACGATGTGGATGCAGAGCCCGATCTGagtgacgatgacgacgatgatgattaCGATGATGATTTTGCCGAGCAGTTGGCAGATGACATCATCATTATGCGAAGCCGCCGTGTGTCGACCAAGAACGAAGTGGCCTTGCTGCCCTCACACGGCAACCTAACGTGGCTGGATTCCTAG